A region from the Dryobates pubescens isolate bDryPub1 chromosome 39, bDryPub1.pri, whole genome shotgun sequence genome encodes:
- the C1D gene encoding nuclear nucleic acid-binding protein C1D — MSEDDTNTEEYPTEIHDYLAAFEKSLGSVDEMLKTMMSVPRSELLQKLDPLEQAKLDLVSVYTLNSMFWVYLVTQGINPKEHPVKQELERIRTYMNKVKEIADKKKASKLNKGAASRFVRNALWEPSAEKEHTSKTPAKGKKRKMD, encoded by the exons ATGTCAGAAGATGACACTAACACGGAAGAATACCCCACTGAGATTCACGATTATCTCGCAGCCTTTGAAAAATCTCTTGGCTCTGTAGATGAGATGCTGAAGACAATGATGTCAGTTCCCAGGAGTGAGCTTCTCCAAAAG TTAGACCCTCTTGAGCAAGCAAAGCTGGATTTGGTTTCGGTGTACACACTGAATTCAATGTTCTGGG TATACTTGGTTACTCAGGGAATCAATCCAAAAGAACATCCAGTGAAACAGGAACTG GAGAGAATAAGAACCTACATGAACAAGGTCAAAGAAATAGCAGACAAGAAAAAGGCATCCAAACTCAATAAAGGAGCTGCCTCGAGATTTGTAAGAAATGCACTCTGGGAACCAAGTGCTGAAAAGGAACATACCTCCAAAACCCCTgccaaagggaagaagagaaagatggACTGA